From the genome of Parazoarcus communis, one region includes:
- the mfd gene encoding transcription-repair coupling factor: MPRSIDKLLPTVSALALPKAGKRIDLPQLSGSADALVIAQLAGRGRMLAVVTANPLDAQRLQDEIAWLAPGLRLHLLPDWETLPYDSFSPHQDLISERLSTLYAITRSEADVVLVPASTALYRMAPPAFLAAYTFFLKQGEQLDVEQLRMQMAVAGYAHVTQVVSPGEFSVRGGLVDLYPMGSPLPYRIDLFDDEVESIKTFDPDTQRTVYPVKEIRLLPAREFPLDDKGRSRFRGQFRETFEGDPTRATIYKDVSNGIAPAGIEYYLPLFFDEVATLFDYLPADTPVLLHRDVPGAIAEFWRDTRSRYDLLKGDRTRPVMPPEKLFLSDEAFFVALKDHPRLVLGSSSESPGTPAALPLPDIAVERKASDPLHKLKAFCAAFDGRVLLLADSPGRRETMAEYLAEYGVRPETSADFDGFAVSGEAIALGTAPLGAGFILPEARLAIITETELYAATARTRARRDNRKAATMEGWLRDLSELKIGDPVVHVSHGIGRYLGLIHMNLGEGDTEFLHLEYNGGDKLYVPVSQLHVITRYAGADPENLDLHRLGSGQWEKAKKKAAMQVRDTAAELLSLYAQRAARPGHRFDFKQHDLEAFAEAFGFETTPDQQAAIDAVVTDMKSGRPMDRLVCGDVGFGKTEVALRAAFIAVADGKQVVVLCPTTLLAEQHYQTFADRFADWPIKIAELSRFKSVKEQTEALLQLGEGKVDIIIGTHRLLQKDVVFKRLGLVIIDEEHRFGVRQKEALKQLRSEVDILTLTATPIPRTLGLAMEGLREFSVIATAPQKRLAIKTFVQRWSKGIVREAVLREFKRGGQVYFLHNEVDTIENMRNDLADLLPEARIVVGHGQLPERELERVMRDFTQQRANLLLCTTIIETGINIPTANTIIMNRADRFGLAQLHQLRGRVGRSHHQAYAYLLTDANAKPSAQAQKRLEAIAMMDELGSGFYLAMHDLEIRGAGEVLGEHQSGEIQQIGFSLYTEMLKHAVRDLQAGKEPDLSQPLEVVSEINLHTPALLPTEYCPDVQERLTLYKRLANCEAEEELRDLQEELIDRFGELPPQALALLETHRMRLLLKPWDVQKLDASDAQISIQFGKAAPIDPVKVIFLIQKDRSTKMAGPDKLIRRASLPDLKQRVKAVRDLLDAVKA, encoded by the coding sequence ATGCCCCGCTCAATCGACAAGCTGCTGCCCACCGTCTCCGCCCTTGCATTACCCAAGGCCGGCAAACGGATCGACCTGCCCCAACTGAGCGGGTCGGCTGACGCACTCGTGATTGCGCAGCTGGCAGGGCGCGGCCGGATGCTGGCGGTGGTGACCGCGAATCCGCTCGATGCGCAGCGCCTCCAGGACGAAATCGCATGGCTTGCGCCAGGCCTGCGCCTGCATCTGCTGCCGGACTGGGAGACCCTGCCCTACGACAGTTTTTCGCCCCACCAGGACCTGATCTCCGAACGGCTGTCCACCCTGTACGCGATCACCCGCAGTGAGGCCGACGTCGTCCTGGTCCCGGCCAGCACAGCCCTCTATCGCATGGCGCCGCCAGCCTTTCTTGCGGCCTATACCTTTTTTCTCAAGCAGGGCGAGCAGCTGGACGTCGAGCAGCTGCGCATGCAGATGGCTGTCGCCGGCTATGCGCACGTGACACAGGTCGTGAGCCCGGGCGAATTCTCGGTACGCGGCGGACTGGTGGACCTGTACCCGATGGGTTCGCCCCTGCCTTACCGGATCGATCTCTTCGACGACGAAGTCGAGAGTATCAAGACCTTCGACCCCGACACGCAGCGCACCGTGTACCCGGTCAAGGAGATCCGCCTCTTGCCCGCGCGGGAATTTCCGCTCGACGACAAGGGTCGCAGCCGCTTCCGTGGCCAGTTCCGCGAAACCTTCGAGGGCGACCCGACCCGGGCAACGATCTACAAGGATGTCTCCAACGGCATCGCGCCGGCAGGCATCGAGTATTACCTTCCGCTGTTCTTCGACGAAGTTGCCACGCTGTTCGACTACCTGCCCGCGGATACGCCGGTGCTCTTGCATCGCGACGTGCCCGGCGCGATTGCCGAGTTCTGGCGCGACACGCGCTCACGCTACGATCTGCTCAAGGGAGATCGTACACGGCCGGTGATGCCACCGGAGAAACTCTTCCTCAGTGACGAAGCCTTCTTCGTCGCACTGAAGGATCACCCCCGGCTGGTCCTTGGCAGCAGCAGTGAGAGCCCCGGCACGCCGGCCGCCCTGCCCCTTCCCGACATCGCGGTGGAGCGCAAGGCCAGCGATCCGCTGCACAAGCTCAAGGCCTTCTGCGCTGCATTCGACGGTCGGGTACTGCTGCTCGCGGACTCGCCCGGACGGCGCGAAACCATGGCCGAATACCTGGCCGAATATGGCGTCAGGCCCGAAACCAGCGCCGATTTCGACGGCTTCGCTGTGTCCGGAGAGGCGATCGCGCTCGGCACGGCACCACTGGGTGCGGGTTTCATCCTGCCCGAAGCCAGGCTCGCCATCATTACCGAAACCGAGCTGTACGCCGCGACTGCACGCACCCGTGCCCGCCGCGACAACCGCAAGGCCGCAACAATGGAGGGCTGGCTGCGCGATCTGTCGGAACTCAAGATCGGCGATCCCGTAGTGCACGTTTCGCACGGTATTGGCCGCTATCTTGGCCTGATCCACATGAACCTCGGTGAAGGGGATACCGAGTTTCTGCATCTCGAATACAACGGTGGCGACAAACTCTACGTTCCGGTATCGCAACTGCACGTCATCACGCGTTATGCAGGCGCTGACCCGGAGAATCTCGACCTCCACCGGCTCGGTTCGGGACAATGGGAGAAGGCCAAGAAGAAGGCAGCGATGCAGGTGCGCGACACCGCTGCCGAACTGCTCTCGCTCTACGCCCAGCGAGCTGCCCGCCCGGGGCACCGCTTTGACTTCAAGCAACATGATCTGGAAGCCTTCGCCGAGGCCTTCGGGTTTGAAACCACCCCCGACCAGCAGGCGGCCATCGACGCCGTGGTAACCGACATGAAGTCGGGCCGCCCGATGGATCGCCTCGTCTGTGGCGACGTCGGCTTCGGCAAGACCGAAGTCGCGCTGCGTGCCGCCTTTATCGCGGTCGCGGACGGGAAGCAGGTGGTCGTCCTGTGCCCAACCACGCTCCTGGCCGAACAGCACTACCAGACCTTCGCAGACCGCTTCGCCGACTGGCCGATCAAGATCGCAGAACTGTCGCGCTTCAAGTCGGTCAAGGAACAGACGGAAGCACTGCTTCAGCTTGGCGAAGGCAAGGTCGACATCATCATCGGTACGCACCGCCTGTTGCAGAAGGACGTGGTGTTCAAACGCCTCGGCCTGGTGATCATCGACGAAGAGCACCGTTTTGGTGTGCGTCAGAAGGAGGCCCTCAAGCAGTTGCGCAGCGAGGTCGACATCCTCACCCTTACCGCCACCCCGATTCCGCGTACGCTGGGCCTTGCGATGGAGGGATTGCGTGAGTTCTCGGTGATCGCCACCGCGCCGCAAAAACGTCTGGCGATCAAGACCTTCGTACAGCGCTGGAGCAAGGGCATCGTGCGCGAGGCGGTGTTGCGCGAGTTCAAGCGCGGCGGTCAGGTCTACTTCCTGCACAATGAAGTCGACACCATCGAGAACATGCGCAACGACCTCGCCGACCTGCTGCCCGAGGCCCGCATCGTGGTCGGGCACGGACAGTTGCCGGAGCGCGAACTCGAGCGCGTGATGCGCGACTTCACCCAGCAGCGAGCCAACCTGTTGCTGTGCACCACCATCATCGAAACCGGCATCAACATCCCGACCGCCAACACCATCATCATGAATCGGGCCGACCGCTTCGGTCTGGCCCAGCTCCACCAGCTGCGTGGCCGCGTCGGACGCAGCCACCATCAGGCCTACGCCTACCTGCTGACCGACGCCAACGCCAAGCCGTCGGCTCAGGCACAGAAACGTCTGGAAGCCATCGCGATGATGGACGAGCTGGGCTCGGGTTTCTATCTGGCGATGCATGACCTCGAGATCCGCGGCGCAGGTGAGGTGCTGGGCGAACATCAGTCCGGGGAGATCCAGCAGATCGGCTTCAGTCTCTACACCGAGATGCTCAAGCATGCAGTCCGGGATCTTCAGGCGGGCAAGGAGCCCGATCTCAGCCAGCCGCTGGAAGTGGTCTCCGAGATCAACCTGCACACCCCCGCCCTGCTCCCCACCGAATATTGCCCTGACGTTCAGGAGCGCCTGACGCTATACAAGCGCCTGGCCAACTGCGAGGCTGAAGAAGAACTGCGCGATCTGCAGGAAGAACTCATTGACCGCTTCGGCGAACTCCCACCACAGGCCCTCGCGCTTCTCGAAACCCACCGCATGCGCCTTCTGCTCAAGCCCTGGGACGTACAGAAGCTCGACGCATCCGATGCGCAGATCAGCATCCAGTTCGGCAAGGCTGCGCCCATCGATCCGGTCAAGGTCATCTTCCTGATCCAGAAGGACCGCAGCACCAAGATGGCCGGGCCGGACAAACTTATCCGCCGCGCCAGCCTCCCCGACCTCAAACAGAGAGTGAAAGCCGTACGTGATCTGCTGGACGCGGTGAAGGCTTGA